In a genomic window of Kluyveromyces marxianus DMKU3-1042 DNA, complete genome, chromosome 7:
- the APL4 gene encoding AP-1 complex subunit gamma: MGSLRTFIKDVRSAKTLAEERSIITKESAKIRTKLKDDHISLERRRKYIHKLLYLYILGEKTHFAQVECINLIASEEFVDKRMGYLAAILLLDENQELLTLLTNLLNNDLNHQSRYVVSLAMNALGALASPELARDLYSDIKNILDHSRDSFLLKKALVCAAKLISKDASLLEIFAPYPAKMLRSKDSISHGVLIGTNKLIQAILIHSAQYEFDNLNDIIQSLSNLIPDLLAKLGSLTLGGGSANSHYSAGGCLDPFLQVELMTTLRLFLQNFPQQTEPAKNKLLDALTQVATYTPTSSNSNTAVLYEAVRTIFSFKAEHALRVLGVNVLGNLVASKDCNIKYVSLNALLDVVSVEPQAVQRHRKFISKCIFDPDVSIKKRALEMTFALLNPTNMKELVAEILAFLEKSGENDKPLILYCVDQLILVFDMLDASEDKWKLDVIVKVLKYVGQFIPVEKITDALIMINNTSDLDHKKDVVADIVNVALENDSSGQPDENLAWRMVSIWCIGEYGDLILGIGKSSEESLTNYLYESDSLHRDNTTVIHYVLMAALKLSIKIQTPMLIERLRQLIKSHTQNVNLMIQIKAVQYDIIFNQPTAVKAALLEPMPIFHKKLPDASAVKSFTSRAPQTTAKKPAKKEDDLLIDLLGDLSTPDSSSNPQQPVKTSNDLLSGLSDLSSQVPQNNGNNVHSTPILTKTIINVPNDAISIHSSEFVEVFSKFGSVSSGLAELSLFLRAKKNINSLQILVAVPKSQVAEFGPLSSHKLASNEVAKQSLKILGGGKVKLRVKLNIDSNEDQFDHKYDVTI, encoded by the coding sequence ATGGGCTCGTTGCGTACGTTTATCAAGGACGTGAGGTCGGCCAAGACGCTCGCCGAAGAACGGTCGATTATCACGAAAGAGTCGGCCAAGATCCGCACAAAGCTCAAGGATGACCACATCTCGCTAGAGCGCAGGCGCAAGTACATCCACAAGCTGTTGTACTTGTACATTCTGGGGGAAAAAACGCATTTCGCGCAGGTGGAATGCATCAATTTGATCGCGTCCGAAGAGTTCGTCGACAAGAGAATGGGGTACTTGGCCGCAATCCTCTTGCTCGACGAGAACCAGGAGCTCTTGACGCTTTTGAccaacttgttgaacaacGACTTGAACCACCAGTCGCGATACGTCGTGTCGTTGGCCATGAACGCGTTGGGTGCGTTGGCGTCGCCCGAGTTGGCCAGAGACCTATACTCGGACATCAAGAACATCTTGGACCATTCGAGGGATTCGTTCTTGCTCAAGAAGGCGCTCGTGTGCGCTGCAAAGTTGATCTCCAAGGACGCCTCGTTGCTAGAGATCTTCGCGCCATACCCGGCTAAAATGCTCAGGTCAAAGGACTCCATCAGCCATGGTGTCCTCATCGGTACCAACAAGTTGATCCAGGCCATCCTCATCCACAGCGCCCAGTACGAGTTCGACAACTTGAACGACATCATCCAGAGCTTGTCGAACTTGATCCCAGACCTCTTGGCAAAATTGGGCAGTCTAACCTTGGGAGGCGGGTCCGCAAATTCCCACTACAGCGCCGGCGGTTGCCTCGACCCCTTCCTGCAGGTCGAGCTCATGACAACGTTGCGGTTGTTCTTGCAGAACTTCCCACAGCAAACCGAACCagcaaaaaataaactgCTCGACGCATTGACCCAGGTGGCTACTTACACTCCAACTTCCTCCAACAGCAACACCGCGGTCCTATACGAGGCCGTCCGCACaatcttttccttcaaagcTGAACACGCATTGCGCGTCTTGGGTGTCAACGTCTTGGGTAACCTCGTCGCCTCCAAAGATTGCAATATCAAATACGTGTCCCTAAACGCATTGTTGGACGTCGTGTCCGTGGAACCACAGGCCGTGCAAAGACATAGGAAATTCATCTCCAAATGTATCTTCGACCCAGACGTCTccatcaagaaaagagcACTGGAAATGACGTTCGCCCTCTTGAACCCGACAAACATGAAAGAATTGGTCGCTGAGATCTTGGcctttttggaaaaatcCGGTGAGAACGACAAACCCCTCATTCTTTACTGTGTCGACCAGCTAATACTCGTCTTCGATATGCTAGACGCTTCCGAAGACAAGTGGAAACTAGACGTCATAGTTAAAGTGCTCAAATACGTCGGCCAATTCATCCCAGTAGAAAAAATTACAGACGCCCTCATCATGATCAACAACACTTCCGATCTCGACCATAAGAAGGACGTCGTTGCAGATATCGTAAATGTTGCTCTCGAAAACGACTCCTCCGGCCAGCCAGACGAAAATTTGGCCTGGAGAATGGTCAGCATATGGTGTATTGGTGAATACGGTGACCTGATCTTAGGCATCGGAAAATCGTCCGAAGAATCCCTCACAAACTATCTATATGAATCAGACAGCTTGCACCGTGACAATACTACAGTGATACACTACGTTTTAATGGCAGCACTAAAATTATCGATCAAGATCCAAACACCAATGCTAATCGAGAGACTAAGACAGCTCATCAAGAGTCACACGCAAAACGTCAACCTCATGATCCAAATTAAGGCAGTACAATATGACATCATATTTAACCAACCAACAGCTGTTAAGGCTGCCCTATTAGAACCGATGCCAATATTTCATAAAAAATTGCCAGATGCTTCGGCTGTCAAATCTTTCACTAGCAGAGCACCTCAAACAACTGCGAAAAAGCctgcaaagaaagaagatgactTGTTGATCGACTTACTAGGTGATTTATCCACCCCAGACTCTTCGTCGAATCCTCAACAACCGGTCAAAACATCTAATGATCTGTTGAGTGGCTTATCTGATTTGTCTTCTCAAGTACCACAAAACAATGGAAACAACGTCCATTCAACACCAATTTTAACAAAAACTATCATCAATGTACCAAATGATGCTATTTCAATTCATAGCTCTGAGTTTGTTGAAGTCTTTTCTAAATTTGGCTCTGTGTCCAGTGGACTTGCAGAGTTGAGTTTATTCTTGAGGGCTAAAAAGAACATAAACTCATTACAGATTTTAGTTGCCGTGCCCAAATCTCAAGTGGCAGAATTTGGTCCACTATCAAGTCATAAACTTGCTTCCAATGAGGTGGCTAAACAGAGCTTAAAGATTTTGGGAGGCGGTAAAGTGAAACTAAGAGTAAAATTGAACATCGATTCCAATGAAGATCAATTTGATCATAAATACGATGTCACTATatga
- the CCL1 gene encoding TFIIH complex kinase subunit CCL1 produces MSSAGSATEANNSADSSETTRAHRITDDDLYRHSTQYRLWSFTKEQLEQKRREVNQAAVDLVQKKQKDLVLNHSELTQEELDAIKEKAVPVTMEEEKNFVNFFAKKVQSFCQSLNLPTEVCATAISFFRRFFLVNSAMNIHPKHILLTSIFLACKSENYFIGIEPFAKKTKSQPSAILKYEFKLLESLHFTLLNHHPYRPLHGFFLDIQYVLRGKVDLNYMGQIYTNCKRRITDTLISDAVYHFTPPQITLACLLIEDEALTLKYLEVKFGPTPQEQAESVEKAKIEEEDKAKTEEESKKEETKKTEEGQSKDEPIEIKEEKPKPKTVGGSNLDLDKLLALIRECQEMILKTENLSKEEATKIDARLHYCQNPMLIVERLRRQKQQRENSSTPNEPESKKLKVE; encoded by the coding sequence ATGTCGAGCGCAGGATCTGCCACAGAAGCTAATAATAGCGCAGACTCAAGTGAAACAACAAGGGCCCATAGAATTACAGATGATGACTTATACAGACATTCCACTCAATACCGATTATGGTCGTTCACCAAAGAGCAACTTGAACAGAAGAGACGCGAAGTGAACCAAGCTGCTGTGGATTTAGTACAGAAAAAACAGAAGGATCTAGTGTTAAATCACAGTGAGTTAAcacaagaagaattagatgccatcaaagaaaaagcgGTACCGGTAACAATggaggaagagaagaactTTGTAAACTTTTTTGCTAAGAAAGTACAGTCCTTTTGCCAGTCTCTAAATTTACCAACAGAAGTCTGTGCAACTGcaatttctttctttagaaGGTTCTTCCTAGTAAATTCAGCCATGAACATTCATCCAAAACATATTCTTCTAACCAGCATCTTTCTTGCATGCAAATCGGAGAACTACTTTATTGGAATTGAACCATTTGCTAAGAAAACGAAATCACAACCATCGGCTATTCTCAAGTACGAGTTCAAGCTTTTAGAATCTCTCCACTTCACACTACTGAACCACCATCCCTACAGACCATTACATGGGTTTTTCTTGGATATTCAATACGTTTTACGTGGGAAAGTTGATTTGAATTACATGGGACAAATATACACTAACTGTAAACGTAGAATAACGGATACATTGATCTCGGATGCTGTTTACCATTTCACACCGCCTCAAATAACACTTGCATGTTTGTTAATCGAAGATGAAGCGCTCACACTAAAATACCTTGAGGTGAAGTTTGGACCAACTCCACAGGAACAAGCTGAAAGCGTGGAAAAAGCTAAAatagaggaagaagataagGCAAAAACGGAGGAAGAATCCAAAAAGGaggaaaccaaaaagaCGGAAGAAGGGCAATCCAAGGATGAGCCTATTGAgataaaagaagagaaaccGAAACCAAAGACTGTTGGTGGTAGCAATTTAGATCTTGACAAATTGTTGGCCTTGATACGAGAATGTCAAGAGATGATTCTCAAAACCGAGAATCTATCCAAAGAGGAAGCAACCAAAATAGATGCTAGACTACACTATTGCCAAAATCCTATGCTCATTGTTGAAAGACTGAGGAGACAGAAGCAACAACGTGAGAATTCTAGTACACCAAATGAACCAGAATCCAAAAAACTAAAAGTTGAATAA
- the ATP1 gene encoding F1F0 ATP synthase subunit alpha, translating into MLSRSAIRAASRSVVAANLVRSMNRVARPAMVVAGRRFASAKAQPTEVSSILEERIRGVSEESNLNETGRVLAVGDGIARVFGLNNVQAEELVEFSSGVKGMALNLEPGQVGIVLFGSDRLVKEGEVVKRTGKIVDVGVGPELLGRVVDALGNPIDGKGPINASGRSRAQVKAPGILPRRSVHEPVQTGLKSVDALVPVGRGQRELIIGDRQTGKTAVALDTILNQKRWNDGTDESKKLYCVYVAVGQKRSTVAQLVQTLEQHDALKYSIIVAATASEAAPLQYIAPFTAAAIGEWFRDNGRHALIVYDDLSKQAVAYRQLSLLLRRPPGREAYPGDVFYLHSRLLERAAKMSEKNGGGSLTALPVIETQGGDVSAYIPTNVISITDGQIFLEAELFYKGIRPAINVGLSVSRVGSAAQVKALKQVAGSLKLFLAQYREVAAFAQFGSDLDASTKQTLARGERLTQLLKQNQYSPLAAEEQVPLIYAGVNGYLDNIELSRIAEFETKFLAYLKANHDEITNAIRDKGELSKELLAQLKAATESFVATF; encoded by the coding sequence ATGTTGTCTCGTTCTGCTATTCGTGCTGCTTCTAGatctgttgttgctgcCAACTTGGTTAGATCCATGAACAGGGTCGCTAGACCAGCTATGGTTGTTGCTGGTAGAAGATTTGCTTCTGCTAAGGCTCAACCAACCGAGGTTTCTTCCAtcttggaagaaagaatcagAGGTGTTTCTGAAGAATCCAACTTGAACGAAACCGGTAGAGTTTTGGCTGTTGGTGATGGTATTGCCAGAGTTTTCGGTTTGAACAACGTCCAAGCTGAAGAATTGGTTGAATTCTCCTCCGGTGTTAAGGGTATGGCCTTAAACTTGGAACCTGGTCAAGTCGGTATCGTGTTGTTCGGTTCTGACAGATTGGTCAAGGAAGGTGAAGTTGTCAAGAGAACCGGTAAGATTGTCGATGTCGGTGTCGGTCCAGAATTGTTGGGTCGTGTTGTCGACGCTTTGGGTAACCCAATTGATGGTAAGGGTCCTATCAACGCTTCCGGTAGATCCAGAGCTCAAGTCAAGGCTCCAGGTATCTTGCCAAGAAGATCTGTCCACGAACCAGTCCAAACTGGTTTGAAGTCCGTCGATGCTTTGGTCCCAGTCGGTAGAGGTCAAAGAGAATTGATTATCGGTGACAGACAAACCGGTAAGACCGCTGTCGCTTTGGACACCATCTTGAACCAAAAGAGATGGAACGACGGTACTGACGAATCCAAGAAGTTGTACTGTGTCTACGTCGCTGTTGGTCAAAAGAGATCCACCGTCGCCCAATTGGTCCAAACCTTGGAACAACACGACGCTTTGAAGTACTCTATCATCGTCGCCGCTACTGCTTCTGAAGCCGCTCCATTGCAATACATTGCTCCTTTCACCGCCGCCGCTATTGGTGAATGGTTCAGAGACAACGGTAGACACGCTTTGATCGTGTACGACGATTTGTCCAAGCAAGCCGTTGCATACCGTCAATTGTCTCTATTGTTGAGACGTCCTCCAGGTAGAGAAGCTTACCCAGGTGATGTCTTCTACTTGCATTCCAGATTGTTGGAAAGAGCTGCTAAGATGTCCGAAAAGAACGGTGGTGGTTCTTTGACCGCTTTGCCAGTCATCGAAACCCAAGGTGGTGATGTTTCCGCTTATATTCCAACCAACGTTATTTCCATTACCGATGGTCAAATTTTCTTGGAAGCTGAATTGTTCTACAAGGGTATCAGACCAGCTATTAACGTCGGTTTGTCCGTCTCTCGTGTCGGTTCCGCCGCTCAAGTTAAGGCCCTAAAGCAAGTCGCTGGTTCCTTGAAATTGTTCTTGGCTCAATACAGAGAAGTCGCTGCTTTCGCTCAATTCGGTTCCGATTTGGATGCTTCCACCAAGCAAACCTTGGCTAGAGGTGAAAGATTGACCCAATTGTTGAAGCAAAACCAATACTCTCCATTGGCTGCTGAAGAACAAGTCCCATTGATTTACGCTGGTGTTAACGGTTACTTGGATAACATCGAACTATCCAGAATTGCCGAATTCGAAACTAAGTTCTTGGCTTACTTGAAGGCTAACCACGACGAAATCACCAACGCTATCAGAGACAAGGGTGAATTGTCCAAGGAATTGTTGGCTCAATTGAAGGCTGCCACCGAATCCTTTGTTGCTACTTTCTAA
- the ATH1 gene encoding alpha,alpha-trehalase ATH1 → MIIIPLVVLVFTVLAPVYFYVTKPESSTHSLFPELAPARISWPFAGTCASSSGGEEDPLYCPDAYRKASEKMYDLLKDNEYAFYDETSETLGNLLLSENTFSRQPYVANGYIGSRIPNVGFGFAYDAINIWVNDSAIPGALNNGWPLRNQRYAGSFVSDFYSLQEKLNSTNFAELDKDGYSTVISSIPDWTDLSIMIHRGPGEHNVEYINPTDVKLDKITDYMQNLSMRDGIVTTKFVYDNNLFVTTRTLAHRSIYPLGIVDMEIELLPQATENGLHEASVELEICDTFNFTTSHRTVLADFGHDKKNEGIYMIVEPENVPYSNASMFSYFDIPSRDEYTVAKTNDSVSQCTRRVLTTDSRENSTFIVRKFTGIVSSEYDNNNPEHMSNLERATAVVMENKGDYKNLLKMHRDHWKRLYADASIEIPSDGLLEMTAKSSIYHLLANSRSHNVSQSRGLPVPPSGLSSDSYGGMVFWDADVWMLPALLPFFPEIAKQMSAYRNASLAQAKENAKKYGLQGAIFPWTSGRFANCTSTGPCVDYEYHINVDIALSSLYIYMSGEEDEEKSEEYLRYTTWPFIENAAKMFTDYVKWNDTLQQYTTHNLTDPDEFANHVDNGAFTNAGIKSIMGWAHDIANHLGLDPDPKWTEIAEKIHIPISDTNITLEYTGMNSSVDIKQADVVLMTYPLGYFTETSQPRNAIKDIYYYSERQSASGPAMTYPVFVAASASLLNSGSSSQSYLYKSVVPYLRSPFAQFSEQSDDNFLTNGLTQPAFPFLTANGGYLQSILFGLTGLRYSYEVDKDTGKMHRLLKFNPISLPMFPGGIRINNFKYMGQVLDILLTDNEGIIKHKKGNKSILIKIPDRGDIPDVKPDEYTQINGTSVNVKRAVPSGESYHTIEPGTVFKTPLYNPKRNMANNIVESKRATNITVGVPGDVAVSAIDGNNYTHWQPANKKQPGRILIDMGNGTANEIKSGKILWGNRPAKSFSLSILPQFDQITQNMTSVLSQPSSHNCSNDNGWDSNSNCKYQEEEENIDAAIKDVFEWYGMDLQSVIENYPELSNVSMGFIKLVDHYNVTPSYPWKNVNSTRIELTLGNETNFVVDYSKVPELNLNNNLGVDLQSKDTRWRKPRFVVLTVFDTYDDDDEVKGATIKELSLFDN, encoded by the coding sequence atgataataataccaCTGGTCGTACTGGTATTCACGGTGCTTGCACCAGTGTACTTCTATGTCACTAAGCCAGAAAGCTCAACACATTCGCTATTTCCAGAACTCGCTCCCGCTAGAATAAGCTGGCCTTTTGCCGGTACATGTGCTAGTTCTAGCggtggagaagaagatccgCTCTATTGTCCAGATGCGTACAGGAAGGCTTCGGAAAAGATGTATGATCTTTTGAAGGATAACGAATATGCGTTTTACGATGAGACTTCCGAAACTTTGGGAAACCTTTTACTTTCGGAAAATACCTTCTCGCGACAGCCATACGTTGCCAATGGTTATATCGGGTCGAGAATTCCAAATGTGGGGTTTGGATTCGCCTATGATGCCATCAATATCTGGGTTAACGACTCTGCCATTCCTGGAGCACTAAATAACGGATGGCCTCTAAGGAACCAACGGTATGCTGGTTCCTTCGTTAGCGATTTTTACTCTTTGCAGGAAAAATTGAACTCGACAAACTTTGCAGAGTTGGATAAAGACGGTTACTCCACCGTCATTTCGTCCATTCCGGATTGGACGGACTTATCCATCATGATTCATAGGGGTCCTGGAGAGCATAATGTCGAGTATATCAACCCGACAGACGTCAAATTGGACAAGATTACTGATTACATGCAAAATTTGTCGATGCGAGATGGTATTGTGACGACAAAATTCGTTTATGACAATAATTTATTTGTCACAACAAGGACTTTGGCCCACAGATCTATCTATCCCTTGGGTATCGTTGATATGGAAATCGAACTCCTGCCTCAGGCTACAGAAAATGGCCTGCACGAAGCATCTGTTGAATTGGAAATCTGTGATACTTTCAACTTCACCACCTCGCATAGAACCGTTTTGGCAGATTTCGGCCATGACAAAAAGAATGAGGGTATATACATGATTGTCGAGCCCGAAAACGTCCCATATTCCAACGCATCGATGTTTTCATATTTCGATATACCTTCTAGAGACGAGTATACCGTCGCAAAGACAAATGACTCGGTAAGTCAGTGTACAAGACGTGTACTCACGACAGACTCACGCGAAAATAGCACTTTCATTGTACGGAAGTTTACCGGCATTGTTTCGTCAGAATacgacaacaacaaccCGGAGCATATGTCAAACTTGGAACGCGCTACCGCGGTGGTGATGGAAAATAAAGGCGATTATAAGAATTTGCTCAAGATGCACAGAGACCATTGGAAAAGACTTTACGCTGATGCTTCCATTGAAATTCCCAGTGACGGATTGTTAGAAATGACAGCAAAATCCTCGATTTACCACTTGTTGGCAAATTCAAGATCTCATAATGTGTCGCAAAGTCGCGGTTTGCCCGTACCTCCCTCCGGATTGTCGAGTGATAGTTACGGTGGTATGGTGTTCTGGGATGCTGATGTCTGGATGTTGCCCGCACTACTCCCATTCTTCCCTGAGATTGCCAAACAGATGAGTGCTTACAGAAACGCTTCCTTGGCtcaagcaaaagaaaatgccAAAAAATATGGATTGCAAGGCGCAATATTCCCCTGGACTTCGGGGAGATTTGCAAATTGTACATCTACGGGGCCCTGCGTTGACTATGAATATCACATAAATGTTGACATCGCATTAAGTTCTCTGTACATTTACATGAGTGgggaagaagacgaagaaaaaTCGGAGGAGTATCTAAGGTATACCACTTGGCCGTTCATTGAGAATGCTGCCAAGATGTTTACCGATTATGTAAAGTGGAACGACACTTTACAACAGTATACGACACATAATTTAACAGATCCGGATGAATTTGCGAACCACGTTGACAATGGTGCATTTACGAACGCTGGGATCAAGAGCATTATGGGATGGGCGCATGATATCGCTAATCATTTGGGTTTAGATCCAGATCCCAAGTGGACTGAGATAGCGGAAAAGATTCATATACCAATATCTGACACCAACATTACTTTGGAGTACACAGGTATGAATAGTAGTGTTGACATTAAACAAGCTGATGTCGTATTAATGACCTATCCATTAGGTTATTTCACAGAAACTTCGCAACCGCGTAATGCCATTAAGGATATATACTACTATTCCGAAAGGCAATCTGCTTCAGGTCCTGCCATGACTTATCCTGTGTTTGTAGCAGCCTCAGCCAGCTTGTTGAACTCGGGCTCTTCTTCCCAGAGTTACCTTTACAAATCTGTGGTGCCATACTTAAGATCTCCATTCGCCCAGTTTAGCGAACAATCCGATGATAATTTCTTAACGAATGGTTTAACCCAGCCTGCTTTCCCGTTCCTCACTGCAAATGGAGGTTATCTTCAAAGTATTTTGTTTGGATTAACTGGTTTGCGTTATTCTTATGAGGTTGACAAGGATACCGGAAAGATGCACCGTCTATTGAAGTTTAATCCAATTAGTTTGCCGATGTTCCCTGGTGGCATAAGAATTAATAACTTTAAATATATGGGCCAAGTTTTGGATATATTGCTCACTGATAATGAAGGTATCATTAAACACAAAAAGGGTAATAAGAGTATCTTAATCAAGATTCCCGACAGAGGTGACATTCCAGACGTTAAACCTGATGAGTATACACAGATCAATGGTACATCCGTTAATGTTAAAAGGGCTGTTCCAAGCGGCGAATCCTATCACACAATTGAACCTGGGACCGTTTTCAAAACACCTTTGTACAATCCAAAACGCAACATGGCAAATAATATTGTTGAATCGAAGCGTGCAACTAATATAACGGTGGGCGTTCCAGGTGATGTGGCTGTGTCTGCTATTGATGGTAACAATTATACTCATTGGCAACCTGCAAATAAAAAGCAACCGGGCCGTATTTTAATCGATATGGGTAACGGAACGGcaaatgaaatcaaatctGGTAAAATCCTTTGGGGTAATAGGCCTGCAAAATCCTTCTCCCTATCAATATTACCGCAATTTGACCAGATAACTCAAAATATGACAAGTGTATTGTCGCAACCAAGCAGTCACAATTGTAGCAACGATAATGGTTGGgattccaattccaattgcaaatatcaagaagaagaagaaaatattgacGCTGCAATTAAGGACGTTTTTGAATGGTATGGTATGGATTTACAAAGTGTTATCGAAAACTATCCTGAGCTATCAAATGTTAGCATGGGATTCATCAAGCTAGTAGATCACTACAATGTGACGCCATCTTATCCATGGAAAAATGTAAACTCGACAAGAATTGAATTAACGTTAGGAAATGAAACTAATTTTGTCGTTGATTACTCTAAGGTTCCCGAATTGAATTTAAATAATAACCTCGGGGTCGATCTTCAAAGTAAAGATACCAGATGGAGAAAACCTAggtttgttgttttgaCCGTCTTTGATAcatatgatgatgacgatgaagtGAAGGGCGCAACCATAAAAGAATTATCTTTGTTTGACAACTAG
- the YOP1 gene encoding Yop1p gives MVDYLKFFKSSLKDVEKNFGNNEVMNTIEKKTKLPKSYIIYGSAALYFLLILINVGGIGEILANFVGFCIPTYYSLKALKTNTTKDDTQLLTYWIVFSFLSVIEFWSKAILAWVPFYWFFKTLFLLYIAIPSLGGAQFVFKRVIEPLSDKYMPLVEGKPENLAKKVEEAANNAANNAKASGFTR, from the exons ATGGTTGACTATTTGAAGTTTTTCAAATCCTCTCTGAAGGATGTTGAAAAG AATTTTGGTAATAACGAAGTTATGAACACtattgagaagaagacgaagcTCCCAAAGTCCTACATTATTTATGGTTCAGCAGCTTTATACTTCTTGTTGATTCTCATTAATGTCGGAGGGATTGGTGAAATCCTGGCAAACTTTGTCGGTTTCTGTATTCCAACCTACTATTCTTTGAAGGCTTTGAAGACCAATACGACGAAGGATGACACTCAATTGTTGACCTACTGGATTgtcttctccttcttgtcTGTGATTGAATTCTGGTCCAAGGCGATTTTGGCGTGGGTTCCATTTTACTGGTTCTTCAAGACTTTGTTCTTACTGTACATTGCAATTCCTTCACTAGGAGGTGCTCAATTCGTCTTTAAGAGAGTTATTGAACCTCTTTCAGACAAGTACATGCCTCTGGTGGAAGGAAAGCCAGAAAATTTGGCCAAGAAGGTGGAAGAGGCTGCTAACAATGCTGCTAACAACGCTAAAGCTTCGGGCTTTACCCGttga